CCTAAAGGAGCAGTATAATGAGTTTGAAAGAGAagacaacaaaaacaaagaatgTAATGACTGATAACCTCCCAACATATGTTGCCTATAAAATGTTAATACTCCTACTTGTCTCGCATCTTTCCAGCtcccaaacaaaaacaagaatcaaGACTATTCAAGTCTCACCTGTGATTCCGTTGGAAGAAACTTTCCTCCTTTCGTAATGAGTCTTCACAAGAAACATATACAAGCACTGATCATGTTTGCATACACTAGCTGATTGTAGCTTCACCATTGACTAAGCTGCCTCTATCTTCTTCGTTGCTACTGCTATTGCTTTTCATTGGCATGTCACCAGCGGATGATCTCCTGACATCTTTCTTCTTCGAGACTAGTTCATCCCCAGATGCAACTTTTGATGCTCCACGGTCCTTAGATGAAGTATTTACATATTTCCTTGGTGAACCCTTGTCCTTGGTAGAATCACCCGTCGGAGGTGGTTTCTGACTTTCTTTGCCTGTCTCAGATCCCGGAAGTAAAGCTCGTTCACTAAGCCGAAGCTGGCCTTTTTCATTCACCTGCATTATTATCAACGTTTCTTTGTTCAACAACTCATTTCCAATTTGGTTATAATGTCTCTTAGTTAAAGAGAAACAAATAACGCTGACCTCTATTAGTTTGACATCAATGCGGTCTCCTATTTTATAGGCCTGAGAGGACAAGATTAATAGGGAAAGAGTGTAAGTCAAAGCCTAAATAAAGAAGAAAGTAATGGACCAATGGGTTACGCTCACATCCTCAGGTTTAGCAAGCCATTCAGCACTCAGCTCACTGACATGGCAAAGTCCTTCTCTCCCAGGCGCAATCTCTACAAAGGCACCATATGGAGCCATTGATTTGATTTCACAGTTCCTGGCAAAAAAGAAAGGTCAGATTCCAAATCCAAAGGTGAAGACAAGTGTTGGACAGAGAGACTTACCTGTAGATATCGCCAAGAACTGGAACCATTGTCAATCCACTGATAATGGCTTTGGCCCTCTCCAGACTCGCCACATTGTTTGCCATAATTttcacctttgacaaagaaaaatgTTGAAAAATCTGTGATGGTGAAACAAccataatgtaaaaaaaaaaacgaaaaacaaaGTCCTGTAGATCTCACAATTCCATCATCTTGCATATCAATGGCTTCAACTCCGGATTCTTCAATGATACTCTTTACTTTCTTCCCACCAGAACCAATGAGGGAGTACACTTTGCTTGGATGGACCTACAGCACATGAAACGCCAACAATCTTTAGTTCAGTCTCAGAGCAATAAGGCGTTAGAGTAATTCTTGAGAAGCCACAAACCTTCATGATATGTATCAACGGGGCGTATTTTGAGAGACTCAACGTAGGAGGCGGTGAGCACTTTGCCATTTCAGCTGCATAGAGAGAACAAAAATTAGTGAATTACatcttatatggtatatacaTTCTTCAAGATAAACTAGTTACACTATCTAGAACTCCTTACCGAGAATATGGCGACGCCCAGCTTTTGCCTGTATCAGAGCCTTTTCCATTATCTGTAACGTGATTCCTCCTACCTAAGTTCATGATTACAGAAAAGAAAATGACAAACACAAAGTTACTAACAGATTTATCTAAACCATTTCAGTAAATTAAATTGAGAAACGGATAATAACCTTTATGTCCATTTGAAACGCAGTAACACCATCTTCGTTCCCAGCAACCTAACAAATCAAAACGTTAGCACTTAAAAGTGAATGCAAGGACTTTGAAGAGAGTCCTCTTTATTTTCTGACCTTAAAGTCCATATCACCGGATGCATCTTCAGCTCCAGTGATGTCAGAAAGGATAAGAGGAGATCCATCACGGCCAAATTCTTCTGTATCCCAAACCATTCCCATTGCTATGCCAGCAACAGAGCATTTTACTGGAACTCCAGCATCTTGCAAAGCCAAGCAGCCGCCACAAACAGATGCCATGCTGTTATAATTTTAGATCAATATAAGTAGCAAGCACGAATAAATCACTTACACAAACTTGGCATGCACAAATCTACAgccagagaaagaagaaaagaagaacctAGCTGACCTTGAAGAACCATTGCTTTCAAGTATTGTACTCTCAACACGTATTGTGTAAGGAAAGTCATCATCACTTGGTAATATAGTCTCCAATGCTCGCTCTGCTAGTGTCCCATGACCTATTTCTCTTCTACTGGGTGCTCCAATTCTTCCAACTTCACCAACAGACGATGGAGGAAAAGTGTACTGAGACATCAAAGAGAAAAGCTCTGTAAGCTcaacaagaaaatgaaagaagagACAAAGTTATCTGTAAATAACAATAGCAAGAGTGAAAAGAAGATCAAAATATTGAAGAGACCTGAAGATAAAACCTCTTGTATTCATCAGAACCCTCAAGGTTGTCAATTCTCTGCGCCATTTGTTTATCACCAAGAGTAACAACTGCCAGTGCCTGAAAGAATCATATACAAAAATGCTCATTATAGGCAATAAGACagaatcaaaatatgaaatagCCACACAGGAAGTCCCCTGAAAACATCATTCCTCTTTTACCTGTGTTTCACCACGTGTGAAAAGAGAGCTGCCATGTGCCCTTGGAAGCAGGCCACATCTAGAGTCAATTGGCCGAATCCCATCCGGAGTTCGACCATCACTTCTTTTACCTCCCTGTGATGTAGAAAAATGTAATCAATAAAGCGTTACTGCAGCGTACAGTATTAGTAAGGAAGACTCCTATCAACAACATATACCTCAACAATTCTCCTACGCAGGAGCTTTGACGATACTTCTTTGAAAACCAGCTTCACATCTACTTCTGAAAATAGCTACACAAGGGGGCAATCACTAGTTTTGTTAGCAtacaaccaaaaaaataatgaataagATAAAATCTCAGTTTCAAGCTACCATATAGAAAAAAGGTTAAGAGACTCACCAAAGGAATAGGTTTCCTAGGGATGGGCCTTATGTGAACATCACCTTGGTCCACCTCACCTTCAGGAACAACTTCCTCATCCTCGTCTTCATCCTCCAATAACTCCGGTTGTGCTTCTGTGGTTCCAAACGCTACCTCATCAACGACGTATCCCTTCTCAGTCATTACTGTCAAGACCTTTTCTTCCAGGGATGATATTGCTTTCCTTCTCGCTATTTTGCCCTTAATCTGTAGCGCTTTGCTCAATTCCTCACCAGCAAGTTCCTATGTACATAAGAAAACAATTGTTTTGAACACTTGATTTGTGAGAAGATATCACTGCAAAAAACATACTTTCACATGCTTGTATAGGTCAGGAGGTGGTAATCTTATAGCGTCAACCATTTTGGCCTTTCCATGTTTCTTTGCCAAAGCTTCAATAGCAGTGCATGTAGCTTGTACAGCATCCTGGTAAATAAACAGAAAAGCCTCACATTCAGTACTTAATCCAGCTTCTAGAAAACATAATTAAtctcaattaaaaaaatgaaattacctGTCCAACTTTAACAGCTTGGAGCAGCATTTCCTCAGGAAGAAAATTACTATATCCCTGCAAATGAGCAAGGGCTGAGTCAACAATGTGCAAATCTTGCAAACTAAGTTATAGATTGAACTTGACCTCTATGGTTAAAATTGCAGTATCTGTTCCAGCTAGAAACAAATCTAGCTGTGATtcttccatctccttcacggTTGGATTGACGATAAACTCGCCCCCAATAAGACCAACTCTAACTCCTGCAATTGCCTTTGCGTTCGGTACTTCTGAAAGAGCTCTGTGGTATATACGTTCATCGCAAAGCcatgttaacaaaaaaagaaaagcttcactcatataaaaaaaaaaacggaaacGAGATGACCATACATACACAGCTATTCCAGCAGATGTAACAGCCAAAGCATCAGGTGCATGTAACCCATCGTAGCTCAAAACCTGAAACAATAAACAAGCAACGAGTCAACAATTAAAGACAATCCAATGAAATGAATACATTCATCTTCCTATATGATTAAACAGTGATAAACAAAGTAAGTCATGTTCATGAAAATCACAAAACAAGAGAAAACATCATAGAGAGACAAACAAAACGAAGCATACCCAGGATAGTATCTGAGTTTCGTTGTAGAAACCTTTGGGCATAGTGGGGCGTAGAGGTCTATCAATCAACCTACAAATCAGAACCTGCATAAACACCAATAGAAGTAACATGTTAACAAAAGTATAAGAAACCAACAATCATTTAAGCATTAGTCACTACCTCGTGATCTTTGGTTTTCCCTTCTCTCTTAAAAAATCCACCACTGTACCATAAAGAAGAAGCTCCGTTTAGTCTATGGATCTTTGGTTTGCTTGTAGTAAGAGACTCCAAAATTACAAAGGACTGATTGAAGAAACGGTTACCTAGTTCGACCAACAGCTGAGAAGCGTTCCTGATAGTGAACATAAAGAGGAAGAAAATCTGATGGCTCACTAGGGACATCAGCTACACAAACTGATGTGCAGACAATCtacaattacaaaaaaaaaaaattataaaatggaCAAAATAGTGAAAAGAGTTTTAAAGTTTTGGCATTTGAATGAAATAAGCTTACAGTTTCTCCATCTGTCACAGTAACAGAAGAGCTTGCTTGTCTCCCCATCAGACCAGTCTCAACTAAAATCTACACAatacagaacaaaaaaaaaaaactttaggcTTTCACTATACATCAAAAGTATCAACCTTTGCTTCTCAAAGGGTCTCAAATACTATAAAGTCTATCACTTTAACAAAACCAAACCTCTCGAAATCAAAACATCTAACAGATGAAGAAGCCAAAGGTTACAGCTTTACCTCTCTGTTTCCGAAAGGGATTTTGACAGAAATGTGGTTAGGAAAAGACAGAGCTCCAGAGTCACCACCACCGTCCTCGGAGACAACATCTGGTCTAACTAGAGCTCTCACGCTGAATCTCCTcgcggagaggagagagagcgaGCAGGGTTTTCCTCCGCCGGAGTGGAAATTCCGGGAACGGCAGAGCTTGCTCCGGCGAATAGGGAAGAAGTGTGGAGTACTACTGTGAAGGGCGTTGCTTGGACTCGTCAGCATCTTCTTCACACGGAatgatatagagagagagagagagagagagagagactttatCCGTTCTTTGCCAGACGCGGGAGCTGTCGCTGTGACTGTTGTTTTCAGTCGTGGCGACTAGCGAGTCTTGTGTCGGGATTTTTAACCAAACCGGTTATAGTaccaaattgattttaaaaattaatgttgACCGGGTTATACCGGTTCGGTTTAAATGTGCTAGTAGATTTTCCCTCGGTAGTTTGTGGGCAAGTTAATGTATGGTCACATATTGTTGCAACACACTGATAAGTTGATAACTCCATTAATTCTCTTTGTGATGGTTCAGTCTCTTGGCTGAAAACGGATCACTACTTATAAAATGAAATGTTTCGTGAGGAAAGAGTATCCACTATGCATAGAGTGTTCGGTTTTCGAATcgatttcggttcggatatttCGGTTTTCCAATCGGTTTCTGTTCGGATATTTTGATAttcgattttttttggttatagaaaTTTATGAAGAATATGGATACTAGGCCACATTCATTTTCAATCTTTAactggagttttttttttggcatatgAACACATGGAAACTAACGTTCCTATCAATAAATTTGTATcttgaagaaaaaacaaataaaagtacTAATCCTTGTTTTTCTTTACATGTTTGTAACGAATCTCATGGAGACTCATCACTCTCTTGTCTCTCCCTCTCCCTGTTATCTCGGTGAGCCCTTAACATCTGAAGACGTTGAATACGCTGTGGAATCGTACCATCAAACCGCATGCTATGAGGATCTTCAGAGTAAGCTACATAGTAAGCCGAGACACACGCTTGTAGCCACGCCAAAGCTACCCTGCCCTGAAATAAAACCACACATAACATAAGCTACTTTGTCTAATAAGTCATTTTGATTCTTTCTATATTCATCTTACCACAAAATATCCAATTATGAAAGCATAGAGCGTTACTTCCAATGCATAGTCCTTGTGGATTAACAACATCCATATTCCTGAAGTCAACGAAGAGACTGCTCCAACAGAAACCGCACTGAGGAAGCACAAGGAGCTAGTGAGATCCGAATCAATCACTTCCTCTAACCCGTTTACACTTCTGAACTTCTTCCAAGTATCACTCGAAGCCTCCACGAACCCTTTGTCATACGTTCCCACATGCACAAAGCCCCATCTGTTTCCACACGTAACCACCTTGTTGGCGAGGGTGGAGAAGCAGTCAGCACCTGAGTACATAACCTCGTCGCTGCTCCCTGACATTAGATTAACGCTTCTGATCGATCCTCTGATGAGTACTATGATCGGAACAAGCGTCGAGCCAATGCATATGCTCCCAATCAAGTGCTTCACAGTGACGTGTAACGCACTCCATGCATCCATATCTTCTCCGTGTGCAAAGTTTACGTATCTCGCACGCGAAACAGCAACTTGTTGTGCGTTCTTGAGAACTTGCATGGTCCATGCTAACCCTATCAAGATTACGGATATGAACAAGAGATCTAGATTTGTTCTAGTGGAAGTTGCACCTCCTATGCCAGTCACCAAGAAGCCAGAGTAAACCACACTTACCACGATCGATAAACTGACTACTTCTCTGGTTCTTGGAGGTGGAAAAGCTGTGGAGAGTGATAGTATCTTGTCGGTGTATTCAAGCCTCGGAGAGATCCAGCAACCGTATAAAGACTGAGTGATGGCGAAAAGCACAAAGACAGCACCAATCCCAGCATCTACCGCTGAGCCAATGAGAACAAGCAAGATACCCACCGAGCAGGTGAGTATAGGGCTAAGCCAGAACGTTGCTCGGACTGCTCTCGATGGAGTGTAGATAAAGATGCATTGCCAGGCTAAAGATGCAACTCCTGAGACGGATACTGATGCTAGCAAAGGAGGATACCATTTCTTGGGGTGGAAATGGCGTGAACTTGCTAAGATGAGACCGCGAATGGTGAGGACAATTACTAAGAGTGAGGTTAAGGTCA
This region of Brassica napus cultivar Da-Ae chromosome C5, Da-Ae, whole genome shotgun sequence genomic DNA includes:
- the LOC125587865 gene encoding polyribonucleotide nucleotidyltransferase 1, chloroplastic-like — protein: MLTSPSNALHSSTPHFFPIRRSKLCRSRNFHSGGGKPCSLSLLSARRFSVRALVRPDVVSEDGGGDSGALSFPNHISVKIPFGNREILVETGLMGRQASSSVTVTDGETIVCTSVCVADVPSEPSDFLPLYVHYQERFSAVGRTSGGFFKREGKTKDHEVLICRLIDRPLRPTMPKGFYNETQILSWVLSYDGLHAPDALAVTSAGIAVALSEVPNAKAIAGVRVGLIGGEFIVNPTVKEMEESQLDLFLAGTDTAILTIEGYSNFLPEEMLLQAVKVGQDAVQATCTAIEALAKKHGKAKMVDAIRLPPPDLYKHVKELAGEELSKALQIKGKIARRKAISSLEEKVLTVMTEKGYVVDEVAFGTTEAQPELLEDEDEDEEVVPEGEVDQGDVHIRPIPRKPIPLLFSEVDVKLVFKEVSSKLLRRRIVEGGKRSDGRTPDGIRPIDSRCGLLPRAHGSSLFTRGETQALAVVTLGDKQMAQRIDNLEGSDEYKRFYLQYTFPPSSVGEVGRIGAPSRREIGHGTLAERALETILPSDDDFPYTIRVESTILESNGSSSMASVCGGCLALQDAGVPVKCSVAGIAMGMVWDTEEFGRDGSPLILSDITGAEDASGDMDFKVAGNEDGVTAFQMDIKVGGITLQIMEKALIQAKAGRRHILAEMAKCSPPPTLSLSKYAPLIHIMKVHPSKVYSLIGSGGKKVKSIIEESGVEAIDMQDDGIVKIMANNVASLERAKAIISGLTMVPVLGDIYRNCEIKSMAPYGAFVEIAPGREGLCHVSELSAEWLAKPEDAYKIGDRIDVKLIEVNEKGQLRLSERALLPGSETGKESQKPPPTGDSTKDKGSPRKYVNTSSKDRGASKVASGDELVSKKKDVRRSSAGDMPMKSNSSSNEEDRGSLVNGEATIS
- the LOC106417896 gene encoding protein PNS1, translated to MPTPARNNHASSVQIQQPRTRSSLPPSPIAFKEQQGRPPPTTQQTITGKLFRNLFKGLLFSQLTLTSLLVIVLTIRGLILASSRHFHPKKWYPPLLASVSVSGVASLAWQCIFIYTPSRAVRATFWLSPILTCSVGILLVLIGSAVDAGIGAVFVLFAITQSLYGCWISPRLEYTDKILSLSTAFPPPRTREVVSLSIVVSVVYSGFLVTGIGGATSTRTNLDLLFISVILIGLAWTMQVLKNAQQVAVSRARYVNFAHGEDMDAWSALHVTVKHLIGSICIGSTLVPIIVLIRGSIRSVNLMSGSSDEVMYSGADCFSTLANKVVTCGNRWGFVHVGTYDKGFVEASSDTWKKFRSVNGLEEVIDSDLTSSLCFLSAVSVGAVSSLTSGIWMLLIHKDYALEVTLYAFIIGYFVGRVALAWLQACVSAYYVAYSEDPHSMRFDGTIPQRIQRLQMLRAHRDNRERERQESDESP